The genomic region CAAGAAGGGACAGTCTCttcccagggagatgctgctgcttgccAGAGGGTGGCTCAGTGGGAGCCCCTGGGACACTGTCCCTCTGCTTGCAGCTATTCACCGAGTCTCTGTGCTGCCCCAGGGCCCGGCGGGGCGGTTTCTGGATGGCCTCAACGCTCCTCCTCACCTTGGGCTCCTGCTTTGTATCCCACTTGCCCCTCTGCAAGCTTCCCAGTCGCTTCAGCATGGCCTGGACCGGTCCCTCACCACCCCTCTCGGCTTTAGGGTCCTGCCCAGCTGACCCCACCATCATATAGATGGTGGTGACATTGGGCTCCTTCCCCTTTGCCTCCCAGCTGCTGGATTTAGCAGCTGCTTCGAGTGCCTCAACTCTCTGGGCCACGTGCCTGGTGCCAGAACCCCCCCTCCAGCGTCCCCCCGGGGTGCCCCGTGGAGATGCCCTGTGGCTTTCCTCCCCTTTGCCAAGGGGCTGGGGGTTCTCATAGCAATCACTGTCTGACTGCTGAGTGGGGGGCTCAGCTGCCACATCCCCCAGCTGTGAGGACAGCTTCGATGGGCCCCAGGGGCTCTTGGGCTTCCGCCCGGGGCTGGGGGTCTCTGCTGAGCCAAACTTTGTCCCCTCAGCGAAGGACACGGAGGGTCTCTTGGCCTTGGCGATGCTGGAGGTACGAGGGATGGCGAAGGGCTGCGAGACGTCCTCGGAGTTGAAGGCAGATGGGTCTGGGAGCACCTCGCTGGGGGAGGACGccccatcctgcagctcagcaccccccAGCAGTGGGATGCCTGCGGGAGGAGGGGATGAGAGTCAGGGCTGCTGGAGCCGCCCCTCTGCCCTGAGACAAACTCAGGGAcactgggacaaaggctgatGCAAGAGGTTTGTCTCTGAAAGCGTTTTCCCAGAAGGAAGTTGTGAAATGGAGCTGCCCACAGTGGGAATGTCCCATCACACCAGGCCAAGCACCATCCCCTGTGTCCTTGCAGACAAACAAAcgcagcctgtgcccagcaccCCGAGATGCCCAAGGTCAGTAAGGGGTCAGGATCGACCCCCAGCAGcccagaagggctgtgggcatcTGAGGAGAGGAGCAGCCATAGGAGTTACCTTCTCTGGGAGGGACAGAGTACTCAGGCCCCTCGTTGTCAGTGTCAAAAGAAGAGAAGGAGCTGTCTGAGACCCAGGCGGCCGACGGCGGCTCGATGAAGCTGGGGTTGAAGGGGATTTCTGTGTCGTGGTGGGAAACtggggaggagaagagaagcagctgagctcAGGCACCCTGAGGTGCTTGGGGCAGGAGAGCAACACCAGCCTTGACCTGTGCAGTGGGGCAAGGGGGAGTTGCAGgctccccctcaccccccaaaCTGGCGATGACGCAGAGTGTGGGGTTAGGGGTGACACCCTGGAAGGGCTGGTGAGAgctcagggtgagggagggTTTCACCTGTGACTTTGGGAAGTTTGTAGGCCCCCAGGGTAAAACAAGGCATCAGAGCACTGAGGTTTGCCAGCACCCCCTGCATGTGGTGCTTCATCCTGGCCACCACGTCATCATCCGCCACGGCCGCCCTGTGCAGGGGAGAAGGACATCAGGGGACGTGGGAGACAGGAGGGTGCAGCAAAAGTTGCCAAGTGTATAAAAAAATACCTGTCTCTAGCATCTGCTGGGCTGGCTCCACAGCAACAGCAGgcaacacagagcagcagcagcagcagagggacgAGGATGGCAGCTGCAAGGGCTCCGTGGTCTTTAAAACCTATGTGGACAAGATGGGTTGTGTCCAGCTTGTGCTTTGGCTACCAAACCCATAGAGCCACCCTGCGTGGAGAGCTCAGGAGCTGGCAACTCATGGTGCAGCCAGGAGGTGGGACCAGGCTGCATCACAACCTCCCAGCACCTTCCCCAGTCAGTCCTTTTGCCCAGGAGTACACTGGAGGTTGCTCTTACTCAAGACACAGTCACCCCGCACAGGGTGACAGGTTCCCCGGGAGCACTGGCAGGACGAGGAGCAGTTCACGCCAAAATATCCCTCCGGGCAGGTATCgttgcagctggaagagagaagaaaggagggaaatgCCCCCGGGGAGAGtttccctccagccctgcccttCTCCCGGCGTTACCTGTCTCCCCAGTAGCCCGCCTGGCAGATGCAAGCTCCGGACACGGGGTCGCAGCTCCCCACCACACACTCAGGGCACAGGAGCTGGCATCCATCCCCAAAAGTGCCTTCGGGGCAGGAGCTGTTGCAGCTGCCGAAACAGAGAGCGAAGGGTCAGCTCGCTGCAGCCCGGGGCAGGGACCGGTAGGGAGCCGGATCCTGAGCCGTAcctgggtcccatccagccGGGCTCACAGTGAGCACAGGACCCGGTCTGTGGGTCGCAGGGCTCCCCGTGCCGGCAGCGGGGACACGGCTGGAGGCAGCCGTCGCCGTGGAAGCCGGGGGCACAGGGCTCCTTGCAGAGGGTCCCGTTCCAGCCGGGCTGACAAGCCAAGCAGAAGCCATCCACGGGCGAGCAGGGCTGGCTGCGCTTGCAGCTCCCGCAGCTGCACGGGCACAGCGGCTGTGAGagcttccccctctcccccccaAACGCAGCTTTCACCCCGCACCGGCATTCAGCATCAGCCTGGACCACGGGCACATAGCCCACGGTGCCAAATGCTCTGCGAGCCAAGAGGGAGCAGGAGCGATGCTGCCTCATCGCCCCGCGGAGCAGCAGCGAGGGAAACTGGGTTTGCGGATGACACCAGCGCTTTCTGCTGGCGTTAGGGGGATGTTTC from Colius striatus isolate bColStr4 chromosome 20, bColStr4.1.hap1, whole genome shotgun sequence harbors:
- the SCARF1 gene encoding scavenger receptor class F member 1 isoform X2 — protein: MTTGHLLPSFLRKKPKAGGRKRLHHGRDGTEGTEGTDRRCCSAGELLAPGPLCPTAMGSTQPLLYLQLWLWLQSSAQELDPDGRNVCRLPGGPGCCPGWRQEGQECTAALCEGQDACGMDEVCVRPGLCLCKPGFFGADCSSRCPEQYWGHDCKRSCPCHPNGRCDPASGRCTCDPNHWGELCQFPCQCGPHGHCDPLSGSCRCQPGWWGPTCKKQCQCNLSSSRCDPLSGHCHCLPGWWGRRCSFKCSCNLSPCAQETGKCECKPGFWGPACQRLCDCLHGSCSPLSGHCSCSPGYQGRSCREPCPAGKYGSQCVHSCGSCKRSQPCSPVDGFCLACQPGWNGTLCKEPCAPGFHGDGCLQPCPRCRHGEPCDPQTGSCAHCEPGWMGPSCNSSCPEGTFGDGCQLLCPECVVGSCDPVSGACICQAGYWGDSCNDTCPEGYFGVNCSSSCQCSRGTCHPVRGDCVLSFKDHGALAAAILVPLLLLLLCVACCCCGASPADARDRAAVADDDVVARMKHHMQGVLANLSALMPCFTLGAYKLPKVTVSHHDTEIPFNPSFIEPPSAAWVSDSSFSSFDTDNEGPEYSVPPREGIPLLGGAELQDGASSPSEVLPDPSAFNSEDVSQPFAIPRTSSIAKAKRPSVSFAEGTKFGSAETPSPGRKPKSPWGPSKLSSQLGDVAAEPPTQQSDSDCYENPQPLGKGEESHRASPRGTPGGRWRGGSGTRHVAQRVEALEAAAKSSSWEAKGKEPNVTTIYMMVGSAGQDPKAERGGEGPVQAMLKRLGSLQRGKWDTKQEPKVRRSVEAIQKPPRRALGQHRDSVNSCKQRDSVPGAPTEPPSGKQQHLPGKRLSLLASPSVKSSEAQDEAGGAGGATDSSKSPELVLSLEPKGEAAPEQEPKYENVTPSSPAKELPTTT
- the SCARF1 gene encoding scavenger receptor class F member 1 isoform X3, which translates into the protein MLTGHLLPSFLRKKPKAGGRKRLHHGRDGTEGTEGTDRRCCSAGELLAPGPLCPTAMGSTQPLLYLQLWLWLQSSAQELDPDGRNVCRLPGGPGCCPGWRQEGQECTAALCEGQDACGMDEVCVRPGLCLCKPGFFGADCSSRCPEQYWGHDCKRSCPCHPNGRCDPASGRCTCDPNHWGELCQFPCQCGPHGHCDPLSGSCRCQPGWWGPTCKKQCQCNLSSSRCDPLSGHCHCLPGWWGRRCSFKCSCNLSPCAQETGKCECKPGFWGPACQRLCDCLHGSCSPLSGHCSCSPGYQGRSCREPCPAGKYGSQCVHSCGSCKRSQPCSPVDGFCLACQPGWNGTLCKEPCAPGFHGDGCLQPCPRCRHGEPCDPQTGSCAHCEPGWMGPSCNSSCPEGTFGDGCQLLCPECVVGSCDPVSGACICQAGYWGDSCNDTCPEGYFGVNCSSSCQCSRGTCHPVRGDCVLSFKDHGALAAAILVPLLLLLLCVACCCCGASPADARDRAAVADDDVVARMKHHMQGVLANLSALMPCFTLGAYKLPKVTVSHHDTEIPFNPSFIEPPSAAWVSDSSFSSFDTDNEGPEYSVPPREGIPLLGGAELQDGASSPSEVLPDPSAFNSEDVSQPFAIPRTSSIAKAKRPSVSFAEGTKFGSAETPSPGRKPKSPWGPSKLSSQLGDVAAEPPTQQSDSDCYENPQPLGKGEESHRASPRGTPGGRWRGGSGTRHVAQRVEALEAAAKSSSWEAKGKEPNVTTIYMMVGSAGQDPKAERGGEGPVQAMLKRLGSLQRGKWDTKQEPKVRRSVEAIQKPPRRALGQHRDSVNSCKQRDSVPGAPTEPPSGKQQHLPGKRLSLLASPSVKSSEAQDEAGGAGGATDSSKSPELVLSLEPKGEAAPEQEPKYENVTPSSPAKELPTTT
- the SCARF1 gene encoding scavenger receptor class F member 1 isoform X1: MPISAAGVAAGAKNSPWGRIPLPASPLMSASGHLLPSFLRKKPKAGGRKRLHHGRDGTEGTEGTDRRCCSAGELLAPGPLCPTAMGSTQPLLYLQLWLWLQSSAQELDPDGRNVCRLPGGPGCCPGWRQEGQECTAALCEGQDACGMDEVCVRPGLCLCKPGFFGADCSSRCPEQYWGHDCKRSCPCHPNGRCDPASGRCTCDPNHWGELCQFPCQCGPHGHCDPLSGSCRCQPGWWGPTCKKQCQCNLSSSRCDPLSGHCHCLPGWWGRRCSFKCSCNLSPCAQETGKCECKPGFWGPACQRLCDCLHGSCSPLSGHCSCSPGYQGRSCREPCPAGKYGSQCVHSCGSCKRSQPCSPVDGFCLACQPGWNGTLCKEPCAPGFHGDGCLQPCPRCRHGEPCDPQTGSCAHCEPGWMGPSCNSSCPEGTFGDGCQLLCPECVVGSCDPVSGACICQAGYWGDSCNDTCPEGYFGVNCSSSCQCSRGTCHPVRGDCVLSFKDHGALAAAILVPLLLLLLCVACCCCGASPADARDRAAVADDDVVARMKHHMQGVLANLSALMPCFTLGAYKLPKVTVSHHDTEIPFNPSFIEPPSAAWVSDSSFSSFDTDNEGPEYSVPPREGIPLLGGAELQDGASSPSEVLPDPSAFNSEDVSQPFAIPRTSSIAKAKRPSVSFAEGTKFGSAETPSPGRKPKSPWGPSKLSSQLGDVAAEPPTQQSDSDCYENPQPLGKGEESHRASPRGTPGGRWRGGSGTRHVAQRVEALEAAAKSSSWEAKGKEPNVTTIYMMVGSAGQDPKAERGGEGPVQAMLKRLGSLQRGKWDTKQEPKVRRSVEAIQKPPRRALGQHRDSVNSCKQRDSVPGAPTEPPSGKQQHLPGKRLSLLASPSVKSSEAQDEAGGAGGATDSSKSPELVLSLEPKGEAAPEQEPKYENVTPSSPAKELPTTT